One genomic region from Candidatus Zixiibacteriota bacterium encodes:
- the ftsA gene encoding cell division protein FtsA, whose product MGKDNVVVGLDIGTTKIGAVIGEVDEEGKVKIIGLGTAPAEGLKRGVVVNLEQTVNSIIKAVQDAELMAGVKAESIYAGIAGDHIRSINSRGVIAVTRQDHEITQSEIERAIEAAKTVAIPMDREIIHVLPQEFTVDDQSGIKDPRGMGGTRLEVEVHIVTGSVTSTQNIHRSVKRAGYELLDLVLEPLAESQALLTPEEIESGVVLIDIGGGTTNLAIFYDGCIRHTAVISLGGRNVTNDLAIGLRTPVEQAEELKKNYGCALASLADPEEMIKVPGVGAREPREVSRSILAAIIEPRMEEIFSLALRELKKTSFSDILATGVVLTGGGSLLEGTEDLAEQVFDMPVKKGEVKGVSGLLDIAVNPVNTTGIGLVLYGLRNYQGKFRKGANGRLFNRVAQRVKNFFGEYL is encoded by the coding sequence ATGGGAAAAGATAACGTGGTTGTAGGTTTAGATATAGGCACGACCAAGATAGGCGCAGTGATCGGGGAAGTAGACGAAGAAGGAAAGGTGAAGATCATCGGGTTAGGAACAGCCCCGGCAGAAGGATTGAAGCGGGGGGTGGTGGTGAATTTGGAGCAGACTGTTAACTCGATAATCAAAGCGGTCCAGGACGCGGAGCTTATGGCAGGGGTGAAAGCTGAATCGATTTATGCTGGCATAGCCGGCGACCATATCCGCAGCATCAACAGCCGCGGGGTTATAGCTGTAACCCGTCAGGACCATGAGATCACCCAGTCTGAAATTGAAAGAGCAATTGAGGCTGCCAAAACTGTTGCTATCCCGATGGACCGGGAGATAATTCATGTGCTTCCCCAGGAGTTCACCGTGGATGACCAGTCCGGTATTAAAGACCCCAGAGGAATGGGAGGAACGAGATTGGAAGTAGAGGTTCACATAGTCACCGGCTCAGTCACCTCGACCCAAAATATCCACCGCAGTGTGAAACGGGCAGGGTATGAGCTTTTAGATTTAGTCTTAGAACCCCTGGCAGAAAGCCAGGCTCTACTTACGCCAGAGGAGATAGAGTCGGGAGTTGTCCTGATTGATATAGGTGGAGGAACTACTAATCTGGCAATTTTCTACGATGGTTGCATAAGGCACACTGCAGTCATAAGCTTAGGCGGGAGGAACGTGACTAACGATTTAGCCATAGGTTTGAGAACTCCAGTCGAGCAGGCTGAAGAACTGAAAAAAAATTACGGCTGTGCCTTGGCTTCCTTGGCTGATCCTGAGGAGATGATAAAAGTTCCTGGAGTGGGTGCAAGAGAGCCAAGGGAAGTTTCCCGAAGCATATTAGCCGCTATAATCGAGCCACGGATGGAGGAGATTTTCAGTCTGGCTTTGAGAGAGCTGAAGAAGACAAGTTTCTCAGATATTTTGGCAACCGGGGTTGTGCTGACTGGTGGAGGCTCTCTTTTAGAAGGGACAGAGGATTTAGCTGAGCAGGTTTTTGATATGCCGGTAAAAAAGGGCGAAGTTAAAGGGGTGAGCGGTCTTTTAGACATAGCGGTTAATCCGGTGAATACCACAGGAATCGGGTTGGTTCTTTACGGGCTAAGAAATTACCAGGGGAAATTCAGAAAGGGAGCTAATGGAAGGCTTTTCAACCGGGTCGCTCAGAGGGTAAAAAACTTTTTTGGAGAATATTTATAA
- a CDS encoding FtsQ-type POTRA domain-containing protein, with protein MKKAAIAGVLVLLFLWLRGVELFFTESTLFGLKNLDITGNEGLSQDEVLKLANLRLKQNIFKIDLGDIERKIEKDQRVKSVETYRILPDKIAIRIEEKKPDLILNLSPQLCGLSLEGEIIPLREGEAYDLPIVNGIKSRSFKPYSRAEEPKIEEALAFYKAVREKLPEFLDQISEIDLEDKDNLVVILVKSGARIFFGTGDFQKKIERFVWLEKALVVEECSCLDFRFKDQVIFKEARKSL; from the coding sequence GTGAAAAAAGCAGCAATCGCAGGAGTTCTGGTGCTGCTCTTTCTCTGGCTGAGAGGGGTTGAGCTTTTTTTCACCGAGTCAACTCTTTTCGGTCTGAAAAACCTGGACATAACTGGAAACGAAGGTTTAAGCCAGGATGAGGTGCTCAAGTTGGCGAATTTGAGATTGAAGCAGAACATTTTCAAAATCGACTTAGGGGATATCGAAAGGAAGATAGAAAAAGATCAGAGGGTGAAATCCGTTGAGACTTACAGGATCCTTCCAGATAAAATCGCCATAAGGATAGAGGAGAAAAAACCTGATTTAATCTTAAACCTTTCGCCCCAGCTGTGCGGCCTATCATTGGAGGGGGAGATCATCCCATTAAGAGAAGGGGAAGCCTATGATTTGCCAATTGTTAACGGGATAAAATCCAGAAGCTTTAAACCTTACAGCAGAGCAGAGGAGCCAAAAATCGAGGAAGCCTTAGCCTTTTATAAAGCAGTAAGGGAAAAACTACCCGAGTTTCTGGATCAAATTTCAGAGATAGATTTAGAGGATAAGGATAATTTAGTAGTCATTCTAGTGAAAAGCGGCGCCAGGATCTTTTTCGGGACAGGAGATTTTCAAAAAAAAATCGAAAGATTCGTCTGGTTAGAAAAAGCATTAGTAGTTGAGGAATGCTCATGCCTTGATTTCAGATTCAAGGACCAGGTAATTTTTAAAGAAGCAAGGAAAAGCCTCTAA
- the murC gene encoding UDP-N-acetylmuramate--L-alanine ligase has translation MQFKKVKKLHFVGIGGTGMCGIAEILWNLGYSISGSDIRSSESTERLRKLGIKIFLEHKRENVAGADVVVISSAVKDTNPEVVLAKENKIPVIRRSEMLGELMRMKFGIGVAGTHGKTTTTSMIGQILTEAGLDPTIIVGGRVTNLGSNAKLGQGEYLVAEADEFDRSFLRLTPTIAVVTTLEAEHLDYYKDLEEIKSVFTEFVNKVPFYGSVILCLDEATIQEIMPRIERPIITYGLVPQADLVAHSFMLKENGSRFKVRHKDKDLGEVSLFVPGIHNVKNSLAAICVALELEIPFDKMKKALSEFKGVSRRFEIKGIINGVMVVDDYAHHPTEIRATLKAARDGWSRRTIAVFQPHLYSRTRDFYKEFGKSFFDSDILIVTDVYPAREEPIPGITGELVASQAREYGHKEVFYIPEKEKTIPFLKKILKSGDMVITLGAGDIFKVGENLLLSLKEGER, from the coding sequence ATGCAATTCAAAAAGGTAAAAAAGCTTCATTTTGTGGGGATAGGCGGGACCGGGATGTGCGGCATTGCCGAGATCCTCTGGAATTTAGGATATTCAATTTCCGGGTCAGACATAAGAAGCTCTGAATCAACTGAAAGGTTGAGAAAATTAGGCATTAAGATCTTCCTGGAGCATAAGAGGGAGAATGTCGCAGGAGCGGATGTTGTGGTCATCTCCTCAGCAGTCAAAGATACGAATCCAGAAGTAGTTTTAGCCAAGGAGAACAAAATCCCGGTGATAAGAAGATCGGAGATGTTGGGCGAGCTGATGCGGATGAAATTCGGCATCGGTGTAGCAGGGACTCACGGAAAGACAACTACCACCTCGATGATAGGCCAGATTTTAACAGAAGCTGGATTAGACCCGACCATTATCGTGGGTGGGAGGGTCACAAACTTAGGGAGCAATGCCAAATTAGGTCAGGGTGAATACCTGGTAGCTGAGGCAGACGAGTTCGATCGCTCGTTTTTGCGCCTTACACCTACGATTGCTGTGGTCACTACCTTAGAAGCTGAGCATCTGGATTATTACAAGGATTTAGAGGAGATAAAATCGGTTTTCACAGAATTCGTCAATAAAGTTCCCTTTTATGGAAGCGTGATTTTGTGCCTGGATGAGGCGACCATTCAGGAGATAATGCCCAGGATAGAAAGGCCTATAATCACTTACGGGCTGGTTCCCCAGGCTGACCTGGTAGCTCATTCATTCATGCTCAAAGAAAATGGCAGCCGTTTCAAGGTAAGGCATAAGGACAAAGATTTAGGAGAAGTCTCCCTGTTTGTTCCCGGAATCCATAATGTCAAAAACTCTTTAGCTGCAATCTGTGTGGCATTGGAACTTGAGATACCCTTTGACAAGATGAAAAAAGCCCTATCAGAATTCAAAGGAGTTAGCAGGAGATTCGAAATCAAAGGGATTATAAACGGGGTGATGGTTGTAGATGACTATGCACACCATCCCACAGAGATAAGAGCTACATTGAAAGCTGCAAGGGATGGATGGTCAAGAAGGACCATAGCTGTCTTCCAGCCTCATCTTTATTCCCGCACCAGGGATTTCTATAAAGAGTTTGGCAAATCTTTTTTCGACTCGGACATATTGATCGTAACAGATGTCTATCCAGCCAGGGAAGAGCCTATCCCAGGGATAACCGGTGAGCTTGTTGCTTCACAGGCGAGAGAATACGGGCATAAGGAGGTTTTCTATATACCGGAGAAAGAGAAGACAATCCCCTTCCTTAAAAAAATCTTAAAATCAGGGGATATGGTGATAACCTTAGGGGCAGGAGACATATTCAAGGTGGGTGAGAATCTGCTCTTATCCTTAAAAGAGGGGGAGAGGTGA